The region TTAAGAAAGATGGAAGTTCTATTTGGATTCAAGCTTCTTACACTCCTGTCAAAGACAAAAATGGAAAAGTCACAAGAGTTGTAAAATTTGCACAAGATATTACTGATTCAAAAAGAGTTATAAATTCAGTAAAAAAATCTATTGATATTGCAAAAACTGGAATTATGAAGCAAGAGATAAAAGAGACAACAACAAATGAAGCAATTGAAGAACTAAAAAATGGAATAAATGAGTTATTTTATATTGTTTCTACAAAAGTATCAGGGGATTTAAATAATATTTCAAAAGGACTAAAATCTTTTCAAGAATTAGATTTTACTCATAGAATAAATGATGAAGGTGAAACAGCTGTTGGACTAAATAGTCTTGCAGATGTTGTAAATGATATGTTGGTAGAAAATAAATCAAATGGGTTAACACTTGATAATAGTTCAAATATTTTACTGCATAATGTAAATGTTCTAAATCAAAATTCAAATGAAGCTGCTGCATCATTAGAAGAGACTGCTGCTGCATTAGAAGAGATTACAAGTAATATATCATTAAATACACAAAATGTAATAAAAATGGTAGAATTTGCAAATCAGGTAACTAATTCTGCAAATGAAGGCAAAGATTTAGCACAACAAACTACAACTGCAATGAATGAAATAGATAATGAAGTAAATGCAATCAATGAAGCTATTACTATAATAGATCAAATTGCATTTCAAACAAATATTTTATCATTAAATGCAGCAGTTGAAGCAGCAACTGCTGGTGAAGCAGGAAAAGGTTTTGCAGTTGTAGCCCAAGAGGTAAGAAACCTTGCAAGTAGAAGTGCAGAAGCAGCAAAAGATATAAAAAGTTTGGTCGAAAATGCTACTTCAAAAGCAAATAATGGAAAAGCAATATCAAATAAAATGATTGTAGGGTATAGTGAATTAACTGAAAATATATCAAAAACAATTGAGCTAATTGAAAATATTGAATCGGCTTCAAAAGAACAAAAATTAGGTATTGAACAAATCAATGATGCAGTTAATAGTCTTGATCAACAAACTCAGCAAAATGCTTCAATTGCAACACAAACTCATGATGTAGCAACGCAAACAGATCAAATTGCAAAACTTATTTTAAGTGATGCAAATGAAAAAAACTTTATAGGTAAAGATGAAGTAAGAGCAAAAAATGTAGGAGAAAGGAAAATATCATAAATTGATAAAATAGAGTAATTAATTACTCTGTTTTATTAAAGAAATATTTATTAAAAAATA is a window of Halarcobacter sp. DNA encoding:
- a CDS encoding methyl-accepting chemotaxis protein produces the protein MEENFAIISFKPDGTILHANKNFLNALGYRLEEIVGQHHKMFCDKAYITSNEYSNFWKNLAQGASQIDEFERFKKDGSSIWIQASYTPVKDKNGKVTRVVKFAQDITDSKRVINSVKKSIDIAKTGIMKQEIKETTTNEAIEELKNGINELFYIVSTKVSGDLNNISKGLKSFQELDFTHRINDEGETAVGLNSLADVVNDMLVENKSNGLTLDNSSNILLHNVNVLNQNSNEAAASLEETAAALEEITSNISLNTQNVIKMVEFANQVTNSANEGKDLAQQTTTAMNEIDNEVNAINEAITIIDQIAFQTNILSLNAAVEAATAGEAGKGFAVVAQEVRNLASRSAEAAKDIKSLVENATSKANNGKAISNKMIVGYSELTENISKTIELIENIESASKEQKLGIEQINDAVNSLDQQTQQNASIATQTHDVATQTDQIAKLILSDANEKNFIGKDEVRAKNVGERKIS